From Mucilaginibacter gotjawali:
GGCGATGGGCAGCAGGCCAGCTTATTTGGCACCGCTTTAGCTGAGGGATTTATTAAGAAAGTTTTGGAAAACCAGGTTATCCAACAACAAATAGTGGTTATATCCAGCCCTTATTCGTTTATACCGACCGCCACTTTTGCGATGAAAAACCATTTTGTTTACCGGTTGAATCGCTGGTTGGCTGAAAACCGTTTACCGGTTGTACAGGAAACAAAGGTACACCGCACGATCACGTATAAGGATGACTATGGCGAATTGAATGCGGAGCAAAGGATGAAATTGATAGGCAATGATTCCTTCCATATTGATGCTGCCTTTTTAAGAGGGAAAACGCTGATTTTTTTGGATGATATAAAGATTACCGGGAGCCATGAAAGAATGATCACAAAAATGATCAGCGAATATGCCCTGGATAATGAGATCCATATGTTGTATTTTGCCGAGCTCACTAATCCGGATATTCATCCCAATATCGAAAATTACCTCAATTATCATGATGTAAAATCGATTTTTGACCTGGATAGTATCATTAACGGTGGTAGTTTTTGTATCAATACCCGTATAGTTAAGTTTATATTAAACTATGAGCACCATAGTTTTTGCGTATTTTTGCAGAATAAATCCAAAAAGTTCCTTAACGAGTTATACGATATGGCTTTAGGAAACAGCTATCACACCATGGATAGCTATGCCTTAAATCTTAATTACATAAAAAACCACTTATTTAAAAACCATCAAGTTTTAGCATAATTATTATGGCAATTAATCTTCAAAAAGGCCAGAGAGAGGCAATTAACGCACCAAAGTTTACCATTGGATTGGGCTGGGATACCAACTCGTCATCTACCGGTTCGGCTTTCGACCTGGATGCCTCGGTGTTTATTCTTGGCGAAAACAAAAAATATTAACAGACGCTCACTTTGTGTTTTACAATAACCTGGTGTCGCCAGATGGAAGCGTGGAGCATACAGGCGATAATTTAACCGGCGACGGTGACGGTGATGACGAACAGATTAAGATTGACCTGTCGAAGGTTGATCCTCGCACTACTGAAATATGCGTAGTGGTAACCATACATGACGCCGAGAACCGCCGGCAAAACTTCGGGCAGGTTCGCAATTCGTTTATCCGGATTTTTGATGCAGCTACCAATAGCGATATCCTGAAATATGAATTGGAGGAAGATTTTTCTATCGAGACAGCGATTGAGTTCGGCCGGATTTACAAAAAGGATGATAAGTGGAAGTTTGAAGCCATTGGCGCCGGCATGAAAGGCGGCCTGGCTGATTATTTAAAAAAATACAACTAATATGGCAATCAATTTAGAAAAAGGCCAGCGGATCAACCTTGAAAAAGGCAATGGCACCAAACTGCAAAACATCTGCGTTGGAATAAATTGGGGCGCAATTGTTAAAAAGGGCCTGTTTGGCTTTGGCACAATAAAGGAAGCTGTTGACCTTGATGCCAGCTGCGCTTTATATAATGATCAGAAACAACTGGAAGAGGTAATTTACTTTGGCAACCTGAGGTCTAAAAACGGCGCGGTAAGGCACAGCGGTGATGATTTAACCGGCGATATGGATGGCGATGACGGTTTGGATAACGAAATTATTACGCTTGAACTGCCCGCCCTGCCAGCCAGCACAACCTATGTGGCTTTTATGCTGAACAGTTTCAGGGGACAGGATTTTGGCGCAATCCCGTTTGCATCTATCCGCATTTACGAGGGAACGCCCACCCGGGTGAACGAGGTGTTTGCCAAATATGATATCGCTCATGGCGCCGGGTTTGCTGGGCACGTATCAATGGTGATGGGCGTGTTTTATAAACGTAACGGCGAATGGAAGTTTAACGCCATAGGCGAGCCAACGAACGACAAAGATTTGCAAAATACCGTTCAAACAGTTACAGCGAGATATCTATAATAAATTATTAACTTTAAAACAATCAAGCAATAAAGTGGCGGGTTTGCACAGCCGTTATTTTATTACAAAGTCATAAAAACTTGTCATATGGAAGATGTAACACCCACAGGCGCAACCGAAAGCCCTAACCCGATTAACGAAATACCGGCGGTTAAAACAGAAATGTCCTCGACGATGAAAGTTGACAAAGAGGGGAATGTTAACCTTGAACTGATAAAACCCGAAGAAGAAAAGAAATATGCTGAAGTAGCTAAAGACCTTAACCCTTCGGATATGAACTCCGTGTTGAATTATGGCGCCGACGTGCAGGGTTCGATGGAGAAATACAGTAACCAATTCCTGGTTTCTGTACGTACTTACAACTCCGGCGAGGTTGGCGGTTTAATTACCGACCTGCTCACCGAATTGAACTATATTGACGTTGATGAGCTGAACCAGGGCGCGTTTAAAAGTTTCCTGCTGCATGTTCCCTTCGTCAAAAACCTCATCTTCGATGCAAAAAAGCTTTTTGCAAAGTATGATACTGTTGTTGATAATATCGATAAGATCACCAATAAAATAAAAGCAGGCCGCTTAAACTCCATTAAAGATAATAGCTCGCTGCAAACTATGTTTGACAGTAATGTGGAATATATTAAGCAAATGGAGGACCTGATTATAGCGGGCCAGCTTAAACTTAATGAACTAAACGTTAAGCTTGCGCAAATGGACCAGCGCCCGGCAGATTACAATGATTACGAAATTGCCGACCTGCGCGACTTTGTAAACCGCCTGGATAAACGCATGGCCGACTTAAAAGTGGTGCGTTTCATCATGCTGCAATCGCTTGCACAGATCAGGGTAGTTCAAAATAATAATACTTCTATCGCCGAAAAAGCCCAGTCTATCATCTCAACCACCATTCCGGTTTGGAAAAATCAGCTCACTATCGCTGTCGCCCTGCAAAGGCAAAAAGCCAATGTTGAAATGCAGAAAAAGATAGCCGATACCACCAATACCATTTTATTAAAGAACGCCGAACTGCTTAAAACAAACAGCATTGACGTTGCCCGCGAAAATGAAAAAACAGTGGTTTCTATTGATACCCTGAAGAAAACTACCCAATCGTTGATTGAAACGCTGAACGAAGTAAAACGCATCCATGAGGAAGGCGCACAAAACCGGAAAAATTTAAACACAGAGTTACAAAGTTTAGAAACCGAACTGAAGAAAAATGTGACGAATGTTGGCTAAATTTGAAAAATGGATGATGCCGGCAAAGCGATACTAAATGAGTCGAACAGGATAATCAGCAAATTGCAGTTGCTGTCCGTTTTTTTCGGGGATGACATCATCTACAAGATTTATTTGCGGAGCCAGGTGATACACCAGTTATTTGCGGATAATCCGGAATTGGACATCAATAAACTCCAGCTGTTTCATTTGCAGTACAGCCAGTCGTTAATTGATTTACTGGTCAAAATAAAAAAGAACAACGAAAAGAGTATCCTGATTTTGCTTGACGAAATCCAGTTGAATAAGGATTTAATCGCAAAGATCAGGGAGTCTGTGCTTACGTTCGAACAGTATCGGCTCGACCAGCAAAGGCAGGCGTTAAAGATAAATACTTCATTAAGGAAGTTATTCCAGGTGTTGTCCGATGATACTACTGAATATCCTTTTGCAAAAAATGTCAACGCTTTTAGTGAACGTTACTCACCTGATTTTTATGCCGAAGTTTCGCCCGGTCTGATCACCGAACTGGAACAATATACGCCTGCCGACGTTTACAAAAATGCCTACGCGGTTATCCAGCGAAAATTAATGGGTGTGCTTTGTAAATACGATTTCAGAAGCAGCTTTGTTTGCGGTTTAAAAGCAGGGGATAGGATTGCCGAAGTTTACCGGTTGAATGATACCGACAGGTACTTCGTTTACTTTCCGGCAAAGGGATTGTTCCTGTTTTGCGATATTACAAAAATAGATCAGCGCGGGGTGCCTGTGGAATTGTCAAAAAAGAAACATTTATCAGGGAATTAACGGATAAAAACGACCAGTTAAACAGTAGTATCAACATTATAAAAACGACGATCCCGGCTGATATTAAAAACTTATTAGCTGATAATTACAAAAAACTAAACGACATTAACTTTTTACAAAATATAAGCGACGTAGACGTGCAGGCTAACATTTTAAAAAGTATGCTGAACACGGATATGATGTAAATAATCCATTTTTAATTTCCTTTTAACTTATGAATATACTGCACGAGGTGCTTGGCGCCGATATAAAGGCTGGAATCCTGATCATTTTAAACCTTATTTTAATAGAGAGTCTGCTCTCTGTGGACAATGCAGCGGTTTTGGCAACCATGGTACTCGACTTGCCTAAACACCAGCGCAACAAAGCCTTACGATACGGAATCATCGGGGCATATGTAATGCGGGGCATTTGCCTGTTTTTAGCGGCCTGGCTGGTAAAAATATGGTGGCTTAAACCACTTGGCGGCCTTTACCTGCTTTACCTGGCCTTTACCTATTTTAGAGGAAAACTAAGTGAAGCTGAAAATGGCGGCGGCGACAGCGAGGTAGACAAGAACAAAAATTGGGCTTACCGCTCAACTGTTGGATTGATCGGCACGCTGTGGGCCACTGTTATTTTAGTAGAAATTATGGATCTTGCCTTCTCTATTGATAACGTTTTTGCTGCCGTGGCGTTCACCAATCATGTTGTTCTCATTTACATTGGTGTGTTTATCGGCATTCTGGCCATGCGGTTTGTGGCCCAGGCTTTTGTAAAATTAATGGAAAAGTTCACTTTCCTGGAGACCGTAGCTTTTATAGTTATCGGTTTGCTGGGCATTAAGCTTACTGCGTCTTTATTTACTCATTTTTACCCCGAATCAGGCTTTTCTAAATTTATGACCGGCGAAAGCGCCGATATATTTACATCAGTATTTACAGTAGCTATTTTTATCCTGCCGGTTTTAAGTTCCTTGTTTTTCAATTACCCTAAAAAACATACGATAGAACCCGAAGTTGCTGAACGCGCAGAGGATGTGCTGAATAAAAGTTAATATTTAAACAGAATTTGACAGATGATTAAACTAATTGCAAGCTGGTTTGGTATTGGATATATCAAAGGTGGCGGCACTATTGCTGCCGCCGTTACCTGCGGGCTGATCTGGCTTTTATGGTCAACACCTGCAGGTCAGCATGAATGGATATTATTGTTGATTACAATATTAATCACTTTACTGGGAATTTACCTTGGCGATAAGGTTGAACCCTCCTGGGGAAAAGATAGCTCCAAAGTAGTTATTGACGAAGTATCGGGAATGCTGGTAACCATGTTATTTGTACCACACAATAACTGGTACCTGCTGGCCGGGTTTATATTATTCCGGTTTTTTGACATTGTAAAACCTTTATTTATCCGCAGGCTGGAGGATTTGCCAGGCGGTACCGGTGTTATGCTGGACGATGTTTTGGCCGGGGTATATGGCAATATCCTGATCCAGCTATTTATATGGCTAAAACTTTAGTCAATTCATATGCGGGTTTTGATGCGTCAGGCACGTACCCATGGGATGCTTAAATAGGGGATCATCACTCCCCATATCGTTTACTAAATCGGCCTGGGATTTGGTCATACCATATCATAATGCCTGCAAAACTGCTGACAGAATTTTGTCACTGACAAAATCTTGTCAACAGTTAAATTATTGATATTCAGTTTTTTAGCGCTTTTTAGCGTTTGTAGCATTTGTAGCGCACGCTACAAAACTATTGCAAAGGAGCCCTGCGGATGTGCAGTGAAATAACGATTGGATAAAAGTGTATCCGTCTTAATTAAGCCACATGGGATTATCTCTTGTAAGGATAGCTATTTTGCCTTCATCGCCGAAGTGAAAAAATAGACATTTTTCGGAATTTATTAAATAAAAAGCTGTTCCGGTTATGGTCAGGTACCTTTCTCCTCCAACTCTTCCACTTCACCCATAGCTTTTAAATAGTCGAACACTTTAAGCGCCTCGTCTTCATTTATTTTGCTGATAGCTACGCCCACATGTACCAGCACATAATCACCCACTTGCGCCTCGGGGACCATGCACAGGTTGATGGTTTTGTGAATACCACCGAAGGATACTTTGGCGGTACGGAACAGGTCGTCCAGTGTGGCGTCTATTTCTAATATTTTACCGGGTATTGCGAGGCACATAGCGTTGTTGTTTTAATTGTCGCCTCACCCCAAACCCCTCTCCAAAGAGAGGGACTTAAAAGCGAGGAATTATTGAGTTCATAATCAAGCCTCTCCTTCTTAAAAAGTACTCTCCTTTGGAGAGGATTTAGGTGAGGCTTTAGTTCTTTAAACCGCTTCCGGCTGCAGTACTTTTGATTTTAGCCAGTTATACCATAGCGGCAAACCTTCGCCGGTGGTGCAGCTCAGTTCAATGATCTCCAAATGGTGATTCACTTTTTTGGCATTGGCCTTTGCCTTTTCAATATCAAAAGGCACATAGGGCAGCAGGTCGGTTTTATTGATGATGCATAGGGTTGAGGAATGGAACATATCCGGGTATTTAAGCGGTTTGTCATCGCCTTCGGTTACACTGATGATTACTACCCTTTCTTTCTCACCCAGGTCAAACATTGCCGGGCATACCAGGTTGCCAACATTTTCAATAAATAAAACTGAATTGTCCTTTGGCTTCAGTCCCTGCATGGCATGCAATATCATGTGTGCGTCAAGGTGGCATCCTTTGCCGGTGTTGATCTGGGTGACCCTGGTGCCGGTGGCGAAAATACGGTCGGCATCGTTATTGGTTTGCTGGTCGCCTTCAATTACAGCAAATTCAAGTTCCCCTTTCAAATCTTTCAATGTCCTTTCCAGTAAGGAGGTTTTTCCCGAGCCGGGCGAGCTTACCAGGTTAAGCGCCAGTATATTTTTCGCATCAAAATAGCCGCGGTTACGCTCGGCAAGCAGGTTGTTTTGGTACAATACATCCTGTTCCACATCAATGATCTTTTTTTCGTTGGCATGCGGATGGGCGTGTGTATGCCCATGATCATGCGGGTGAACATGATCATGCGGGTGGCTATGGTCATGGGTATGCGGTTGATCTTTATCAACCAGGTAAAAAGTAGTTTTGCCGTCGGAGCCGCAGCCGCATGTAGCGCACATAATTTTAGTTTTTAATAGTTCAATACAATATTTATTTCACGAAACCAGCAGGGACCGTACCTTAAGTTCTTTCCCCTGTAATATCTCAATCAAATGCTCACCGCAAACCGGGCAGGCATCATAGTAATTTTTTATTTCGAATTCTGTATCACAGTCAAGGCATTTAGCTTTTGCGGTAATACTATTTATCTTCCTCACCGTATCTTTCAGCATGGTACCTTGGATGGCCTGTGTCCAGGCAAATTCCATACTGTCCATGTCAATTCCGCTCATGGTGCCAATGTCCAGCTCAATCTCATCAATCGCAGCAGCTTCAGCAGCCCTGGCATGATCTTCAGCGATCTTTATGATACCCATCACAATGGAAAGTTCATGCATTGTTTTAATTTGATTTTTGATACAACCGCATCAATGTTTTTAACTCAAAATTATCGGGATGTATCGGATATGTATGTGACAACGATCACTTTTTAAAATGATATTGCTTATAAGTCTCTTAAAATCACCTAAGTAAATTTGGTAATTATTTAGCCATTCAGCCTGAATATTGCCAACCCATTTAAATCATTGCTATCATGAATAATGAGATTATACCAAAGCAACCAACTTATTACGAGGAGGTGCAGCGAAAAGGGTATTCCCGCCGCGATTTTGTAAAATTTGTAAGTTTAATGACCGCATTTATCGGCCTGGAGCAGTCAGCCATAGGTAAGGTTGCCAAAGCGCTGGAGACCAAACCGAGGATGCCGGTGATCTGGCTGCATTTCCAGGAGTGTACCTGTTGCAGCGAAAGCTTTATCCGTTCATCTCACCCCATCGTTGCGGATATCCTGCTTGATAAGATCTCGCTGGATTACAGCGAAACACTGATGGCTGCATCCGGTACCCAGGCTGAAGCTGCGTTGAAAAACACCATGACCAAATACAAGGGCCAGTATATTTTGTGCGTTGAGGGTAGTGTACCGCTTGGTGCGGACGGAGTTTACTGTATGATAGGAGGTAAAACATCTCTTCAGATCTTACATGAAGTAGCAGAAGGCGCTGCGGCCATTATTGCATGGGGCAGTTGCGCCAGCAATGGCTGTGTGCAATCGGCCAAACCAAATCCAACACAAGCAACACCAATTCATAAAATCATTACCAATAAACCCATTATTAAGGTGCCCGGCTGCCCGCCAATCGGCGAAGTGATGGCAGGGGTTATCGTTCATTATTTAACTTTTGGCGTAATACCCGAGTTAGACAGGCTCGGCCGGCCAAAAGCATTTTACAACAAACGGGTACACGACACCTGTTACCGCCGTCCGTTTTATGATGCCGGTTTATTTGTGGAAAGCTTTGACGACGAGAATGCCAAAAAAGGCTATTGTTTATACAAAATGGGTTGTAAAGGGCCAACAACCTATAATGCCTGCGCGGTTACCAAATGGAACGGCGGCACCAGCTTCCCTATCCAGGCGGGGCACCCTTGTATTGGCTGCAGCGAAGCGAATTTTTGGGATAATGGCAGGTTATATGAAAGGGGATCTTCATTCGCCGGTTTTGGCATTGAAGCGGATGCCGATACTTTAGGTAAAGTTGCCCTGGGCGTAACCCTGGGTGCCGTGGCGGTTCATGCGGTAGCTACCAATTTTGGGAAGAGCAAAACTATCCACGAGCACCAGGCCGAAGGCAATGAAAGTGAACACGAATTGGAATCTTAATCAACGCACATCATAACAATAAAGAATCATGAGTAAGAGAATTGTTGTTGACCCGATCACCAGGATTGAAGGTCACTTACGGATAGAAGCTGATATTGAAAACGGGAAAATAAAAGACGCTTACAGCAGCGGTACCATGGTGCGCCTGCTGGAAGAAATATTACAGGGCCGCGACCCGCGCGATGCCTGGGCCTTTGTAGGCAGGGTGTGCGGGGTATGTACCTCTATCCACTCCTTAACATCGGTACGGTGTGTGGAAGATGCACTGGATATTACCATTCCGCCAAATGCCGAACTGGTGCGAAATATCATGTTTTGCACCCAATATATCCATGACCACGTGGTACATTTTTACCACCTGCATGCCATGGATTGGGTTGATGTGGTAAATGCACTAAAAGCTGATCCGAAAAAAACTTCGGAACTGGCACAAAGCATTTCGCACTGGCCAAAAAGCTCGCCTGGCTATTTCAGCGACATCCAAACCCGTATTAAAAAATTTGTAGCCAGTGGGCAGCTGGGTATTTTCTCCAATGGCTATTGGGGCCACAAAGCCTACAAACTGCCGGCCGAAGTAAACCTCATCGGCCTGGCACATTACCTTGAAGCGCTTGAGTGGCAAAAGGAAATCGTAAAAGTACATGCCATTTTCGGCGGTAAAAACCCGCACCCTAACTATTTGGTAGGCGGTATGGCCTGCGCCATCAACCTTGATGATGTGAGCATGATCAATGCAGAGCGTTTGGCTTATGTGGGCCAGTTATTACAGGATGGAAAAGATTTTGTTGAGCAGGTTTATATTCCTGATTTGATGGCCATTGCTTCGTTCTATAAGGATTGGGGCGCCATTGGCGGCGGGTTGGGTAATTATTTGGTGTATGGCGATTTGCCAACCAATGGCTACCGCGATCCATCCGCCTATAAATTTCCGGGCGGCGCTATACTCAATAAGGATGTAAGCAAAATTTATGATGTTGACTTGAGGAAAGATGACGAAGTGCAGGAATTTATTACCCACTCCTGGTATGAATACGCCGGGGGTGATGATAAAGGTTTGCACCCATGGAAAGGCGAAAGCAAGGTGAAATACAGCGGCCCGAAACCACCGTTTGACCACCTGGAAACTGATAAAAAATACAGTTATCTTAAAACACCAAGATGGAAAGGTCACGCCATGGAAGTGGGGCCTTTAGCCAGGGTGCTGGTTGGTTATGGACGCGGCAGACCTGAATTTAAAGAAGTGGTTGACAAAGCGCTGAAAGATCTGAATGTTCCGATCACAGCACTGTTCTCCACGCTCGGCAGAACTGCCGCCCGCGGCCTTGAAAGCAGTTTGACCGCGCAATGGGGCCTCGACTTTTATAACCAGTTACTGGCCAATATCAAGGCAGGTGATACCCGCATGGCCGAAATGAGCAAGTTCGATCCGGCTACCTGGCCAAAATCAGCTTTCGGCGTTGCGCATACCGAAGCACCACGCGGCGCACTGGGCCACTGGATCAATATCCAGGACGAGAAGATCGCCAACTACCAGCTGGTGGTTCCAACAACATGGAATGCGTCTCCACGGGACAGCAAAGGCGGCATGTCAGCTTATGAAGCAGCGCTGATAGATACCCCCGTTGCTGATGAAACGCAACCGCTTGAAATATTAAGGACCATCCACAGTTTTGACCCGTGTATGGCCTGCAGCGTGCATTTGTACGACGAAGAAGGCAAAACAATCAATAGGGTAAGTGTATTGGGCGATTAATAAAAAAACAATATTATGGCAAACAAATATTTACATATCGCCCGCTTACGGAGGGTATATGTGTGGGAAATGCCGGTAAGGTTTTACCACTGGTTAAATGCGCTCGTTATTGTTGTTTTAATCATCACAGGCTTTTATATCTCCAACCCGCTTGGTCTGTTAAGCCATAACGATGCCTCGCACCAATATACAATGGGCTGGTTCAGGTACCTGCATTTTGCGGCTGCTTATATTTTCTTTTTTAACTTTTTATTCCGGCTGTACTGGGGCTTTGTGGGCAATAAATTTGCCAACTGGAAACAATTTATCCCTACATCAAGGCGATTTTTTAAGGAAATGTGGGCCGTATTTAAAATTGATATCCTGATGCTGAAAAAGAACGGCAAAGAGCAGGACCATTTAAGCATCGGCCACAATGCGATGGCCGGGTTTATCTATTTCTTAACCTTCATTGCCTTTTTGGTACAGTGCTTAACCGGTTTTGGTTTATATGCCGGGATGTCATCCTGGTGGCTGCCAAAATTATTTGCCTGGGTTCCGGCCATGTTTGGCGGCGATATCCTTACGCGGCAAATCCACCACTGGTCTATGTGGTTCTTCATCCTCTTCGCGGTGATCCATGTTTACCTCGTCTTCTACCATGATTATGTCGAAGGCCGCGGCGAGATCAGCAGCATGGGCGGCGGCTTTAAATTTATTGAAGAAGAAATGTTTGAAAAGAATGCACACCAAACACCAAACCCCGAAAAGAAAGCAAAATGAAAAGATATAATGGTACATTGATACTCGGTATAGGGAATTACCTGATGGGTGATGAAGGCATTGGCGTGCATGTTGCCCGGGTGCTTGAGGAGGAGGAATTACCCGATGGAGTTGATGTGCTGGATGGCGGCACCGGCGGGTTTTACCTGCTGGAGTATTTCGAGTTATACAAACACGTTATTTTAGTTGATGCCACGCTGGATGGCAATGCCCCCGGCACCATCCGTTTAATAAAGCCCAGGTTTGCTGCCGATTTTCCGCCTGCCATGAGCACGCACGATATTGGTTTAAAAGACCTGGTAAGCGCCTTGCAGGTTTTGGGTAAAATGCCCGAAATTGACCTTTTTGTGGTAAGCATCGAGTCCGTACAGCAACAGGGCATCGAGCTTACCGCAAAAATTGCAAGCGTAGTGCCCGATATTATTAAAGAGATCAAATGCCTGCTCCATCTGAATGATGAGATCCTGGCAGAACCTCCATTTGGCAACCTGGTAAATATGCCCTAACGTGGAAACCTATCATATCCATATCAACGGCATAGTGCAGGGGGTTGGCTTCAGGCCGATGATTTATCATTTGGCAAAAAAACTGAACCTGAACGGATATGTGAAAAATGACAGTGATGGGGTAAATGTTATTTTTAATGCTTCGTATGATGAAGCGGATGCATTTTTTAAAAAAATAAAACTGGCTGCGCCTGAGAAATCAAAGATTATCTCGGCTAAACTTTTTAGCGTACCTGACCAAAATTATATTGATTTTACCATACTGGTTGAAGACAATAATGCCTGCGAAAAACAGGTGTTATTATCACCGGATATGGCCCTTTGCCCTGAATGCAGGGCTGAATTATACGATACCGGCAACCGCCGGTACCGTTATCCTTTTATTACCTGTACCCAATGCGGCCCGCGATATTCTATTTTAAAGGGCTTGCCTTATGAACGGCATACTACGTCAATGCAAAGTTTTACCATGTGCAATAACTGTAGTAATGAATACCATGATATCAGCGATCGGAGATTTTTTTCACAAACCAATTCATGCGCAGATTGCGGGATAAGTCTTAGTATTTACCGTGATATCTCCACGATCATTTCAAGCGATACAGAAGTTGTTTTGTCTCATATAAAAAAGGGGCTTCAACAGGGAAAAATTCTTGCTGTGAAGGGCATAGGCGGGTATTTACTACTTTGCGATGCCAATAATTCCAAAGCCATCTGTATCCTTCGAACCCGGAAATACAGGCCATCCAAGCCATTTGCTATACTCTATCCGGGTATTAAAAGTGTTCAAAATAGTTTTGAATTAGATGAACAGGAAAAGGCTTTACTGGAAAGCCCGGCGGCGCCTATAGTTTTACTGGTTCCCAAACGCGGGGCATTTTATGAGATGGCTGTAAAAGACATTGCTCCGGGTTTAAAGCGCCTGGGGGTGATGATCCCCTATAATCCCCTGCTGGAGTTAATCTCAGCTGATTTTGGTGGACCATTGATCGCCACCAGCGCGAATATATCCGGCTCGCCGATTATTTATAAAGATGACGACGCCCTTAACTATTTGTTTGATATTGCCGATTACGTGGTTAGCAACAACCGGGAGATCATCATCCCGCAGGATGACAGTGTGGTGCAGGTTTCCAAATATACGCACCAGCAAATCATTTTCAGGCGCTCAAGGGGGTACGCGCCATCTTTTTTGGATTATCAACCCAAAACCAAACAGTGCATCATGTCAACCGGTGCGTTTTTAAAAAGCTGTTTTGCCCTTGCCGTAAACGGGAATGTTTTTGTTAGCCAGTTTTTGGGCAGTGGCGAAAGTTTTGAATCGCAGCTGATGTACCGGCAAACCCTTGAACATTGGCTCGGTTTGTACGGGGTGAAACCGGAGGTTATTGTTGCCGATAGGCACCCTGGATATTTTTCTACTGAATACGCGATTGAGCTGGCCGAAAAGTTTGATGCAGAAGTAAAACTGGTGCAGCACCACGAGGCTCATTTTGCGGCTGTACTCGCCGAAAATAAGCTCATTAAAAAAGAGGAACCAATTTTAGGGGTGATATGGGATGGCACAGGTTTGGGTACGGATAGAAATATATGGGGCGGCGAGTTTTTTAAATACGAACATAACCAGATGGAGCGCGTTAACCATTTTGATTATTTCCCTACTGTTGCTGGTGACAAAACCGCGATGGAACCACGCATTGCAGCGCTATGTGCCATCAGCGAATCGGGCCATCAACCCTCCATCCTAAAAGAAAAATTCACCAATGCCGAATGGAATAATTACCATGCGCTGATCAGGCACGCTAACCTCTATACCTCATCGGCCGGCAGGATCTTCGATGCGGTCGCCTCCCTGGTGGGGATTTGCGACAAGCAGAGTTATGAAGGTGAAGCGGCGATGTACCTGCAAAGGGCGGCTGCAGTATATGTCATCGAAAATGGTTTCCACATGGACGAAACTTATATTAAAGAGTGGAAAGCAGCTGGACCCGTACCCACCACTACAATGATCCGC
This genomic window contains:
- a CDS encoding hydrogenase small subunit, which translates into the protein MNNEIIPKQPTYYEEVQRKGYSRRDFVKFVSLMTAFIGLEQSAIGKVAKALETKPRMPVIWLHFQECTCCSESFIRSSHPIVADILLDKISLDYSETLMAASGTQAEAALKNTMTKYKGQYILCVEGSVPLGADGVYCMIGGKTSLQILHEVAEGAAAIIAWGSCASNGCVQSAKPNPTQATPIHKIITNKPIIKVPGCPPIGEVMAGVIVHYLTFGVIPELDRLGRPKAFYNKRVHDTCYRRPFYDAGLFVESFDDENAKKGYCLYKMGCKGPTTYNACAVTKWNGGTSFPIQAGHPCIGCSEANFWDNGRLYERGSSFAGFGIEADADTLGKVALGVTLGAVAVHAVATNFGKSKTIHEHQAEGNESEHELES
- a CDS encoding nickel-dependent hydrogenase large subunit — its product is MSKRIVVDPITRIEGHLRIEADIENGKIKDAYSSGTMVRLLEEILQGRDPRDAWAFVGRVCGVCTSIHSLTSVRCVEDALDITIPPNAELVRNIMFCTQYIHDHVVHFYHLHAMDWVDVVNALKADPKKTSELAQSISHWPKSSPGYFSDIQTRIKKFVASGQLGIFSNGYWGHKAYKLPAEVNLIGLAHYLEALEWQKEIVKVHAIFGGKNPHPNYLVGGMACAINLDDVSMINAERLAYVGQLLQDGKDFVEQVYIPDLMAIASFYKDWGAIGGGLGNYLVYGDLPTNGYRDPSAYKFPGGAILNKDVSKIYDVDLRKDDEVQEFITHSWYEYAGGDDKGLHPWKGESKVKYSGPKPPFDHLETDKKYSYLKTPRWKGHAMEVGPLARVLVGYGRGRPEFKEVVDKALKDLNVPITALFSTLGRTAARGLESSLTAQWGLDFYNQLLANIKAGDTRMAEMSKFDPATWPKSAFGVAHTEAPRGALGHWINIQDEKIANYQLVVPTTWNASPRDSKGGMSAYEAALIDTPVADETQPLEILRTIHSFDPCMACSVHLYDEEGKTINRVSVLGD
- the cybH gene encoding Ni/Fe-hydrogenase, b-type cytochrome subunit, which codes for MANKYLHIARLRRVYVWEMPVRFYHWLNALVIVVLIITGFYISNPLGLLSHNDASHQYTMGWFRYLHFAAAYIFFFNFLFRLYWGFVGNKFANWKQFIPTSRRFFKEMWAVFKIDILMLKKNGKEQDHLSIGHNAMAGFIYFLTFIAFLVQCLTGFGLYAGMSSWWLPKLFAWVPAMFGGDILTRQIHHWSMWFFILFAVIHVYLVFYHDYVEGRGEISSMGGGFKFIEEEMFEKNAHQTPNPEKKAK
- a CDS encoding hydrogenase maturation protease yields the protein MKRYNGTLILGIGNYLMGDEGIGVHVARVLEEEELPDGVDVLDGGTGGFYLLEYFELYKHVILVDATLDGNAPGTIRLIKPRFAADFPPAMSTHDIGLKDLVSALQVLGKMPEIDLFVVSIESVQQQGIELTAKIASVVPDIIKEIKCLLHLNDEILAEPPFGNLVNMP